One Aegilops tauschii subsp. strangulata cultivar AL8/78 chromosome 7, Aet v6.0, whole genome shotgun sequence genomic window carries:
- the LOC109732020 gene encoding cystinosin homolog isoform X1 yields the protein MSSSWNSVGLEVLYQVIGWIAFVAWSFSFYPQVVLNYRRKSVVGLNFDFLVLNFTKHSSYLIYNAALFFSPFIQQQYHDKFGDKEMIPVAANDVAFSLHAVALTSFTLYQVFIYERGNQKVSKVCISISAVVWSAAIVCLIVAWPKSNWLWLIDVFNSIQVAMTTVKYIPQAVMNFRRKSTVGWSIGNILLDLTGGVLNFGQMGVQSIDQHTLVNFYGNIGKTLLSLETVFFDVLFIIQHYVLYPVKRDENGKAIISERVAPLIRPSDKPEEDSV from the exons ATGTCGTCGTCGTGGAACTCGGTGGGGCTGGAGGTGCTCTACCAGGTCATCGGGTGGATCGCCTTCGTCGCCTGGTCCTTCAGCTTCTACCCGCAGGTCGTCCTCAACTACAGGCGCAAGAG TGTCGTCGGTCTGAACTTCGATTTTCTGGTGCTGAATTTCACAAAGCACTCTTCCTACCTCATATACAATGCTGCTCTATTCTTCAGCCCCTTCATCCAGCAACAGTATCATGACAAGTTTGGTGATAAAGAG ATGATTCCTGTTGCTGCAAATGATGTTgctttctctctacatgcagtggCCTTGACATCTTTTACCCTTTACCAAGTTTTTATTTATGAG CGTGGAAACCAGAAAGTCTCCAAAGTGTGCATATCAATCTCTGCTGTTGTCTGGTCAGCTGCTATTGTTTGCCTCATTGTAGCTTGGCCAAAAAGTAACTGGCTATGGCTTATTGATGTATTCAA TTCAATACAGGTTGCGATGACAACAGTCAAGTACATCCCTCAG GCTGTGATGAACTTCAGGCGGAAGAGTACAGTTGGTTGGAGTATTGGCAATATTTTACTTGATCTTACAGGGGGGGTGCTGAACTTTGGTCAGATGGGTGTGCAATCTATTGATCAGC ACACTTTAGTGAATTTCTATGGAAATATCGGCAAGACCCTTCTTTCGTTG GAAACTGTTTTCTTCGATGTTCTCTTCATAATTCAACACTATGTGTTGTACCCTGTCAAACGGGATGAGAATGGTAAGGCCATCATTTCTGAGAGGGTAGCTCCTCTGATCAGGCCCTCAGATAAGCCTGAAGAAGATAGTGTATGA
- the LOC109732019 gene encoding protein TIC 22, chloroplastic isoform X1, translating to MPPPNSSLPLAAAPMSDPSPYPSPPPNPLAAASSFLHHHLSSLASRFAAPRPALAAARPPGPHGAAAQPLALGPDEVARALTGTPVFTVCNSSNEFVLVSDPATGLRSLGLLCFRSEDADALLSHVRTRQPVLGKGAKVVPITLDQVYMLKAEGIAFRFLPDPLQIKNALQLKSGLTGFDGVPVFQSDLLVVKKQKKRYCPVYFQKEDIERELRKASKSSKGSALSKQIMVGSLEDVLKKMEINDRNSGWDDLIFIPPGKSLNQHINEVIKCGGLPRSWAPLQRAEFREVMSTGEGRGHGGIFCY from the exons ATGCCGCCGCCCAACTCCTCCCtcccgctcgccgccgcccccatGTCCGACCCCTCCCCATACCCCTCCCCGCCCCCCAaccccctcgccgccgcctcctccttcctccaccaccacctctCCAGCCTCGCCTCGCGcttcgccgccccgcgccccgcgCTCGCCGCGGCGCGCCCGCCGGGGCCCCACGGCGCCGCCGCCCAGCCCCTCGCGCTCGGGCCCGACGAGGTCGCGCGCGCGCTCACCGGCACGCCCGTCTTCACCGTCTGCAACTCCAGCAACGAGTTCGTGCTCGTCTCCGACCCCGCCACCGGCCTCCGCTCCCTCGGCCTCCTCTGCTTCCGCTCCGAGGACGCCGACGCCCTCCTCTCCCAT GTGAGGACGCGGCAGCCGGTGTTAGGGAAGGGGGCAAAAGTGGTGCCGATTACGCTAGATCAG GTTTATATGTTGAAGGCCGAAGGTATCGCATTCCGCTTCTTACCTGATCCACTTCAAATAAAGAATGCACTGCAG TTGAAATCTGGCTTAACTGGTTTTGATGGTGTCCCTGTTTTTCAG TCAGATCTATTGGTCGTTAAGAAACAGAAGAAGCGCTATTGTCCAGTATactttcaaaag GAGGACATAGAAAGAGAGCTTAGAAAGGCGTCTAAATCTTCGAAAGGATCAGCCTTATCTAAGCAAATTATG GTTGGTAGTTTGGAGGATGTCTTGAAGAAAATGGAG ATTAACGACAGAAATTCTGGTTGGGACGACTTAATCTTCATACCACCTGGAAAGAGTCTCAACCAACATATCAATGAG GTGATCAAATGCGGTGGCTTACCACGATCGTGGGCGCCATTGCAAAGAGCTGAGTTCAGAGAAGTGATGTCAACAGGGGAAGGTCGTGGTCATGGAGGTATTTTCTGCTACTAG
- the LOC109732019 gene encoding protein TIC 22, chloroplastic isoform X2, with product MPPPNSSLPLAAAPMSDPSPYPSPPPNPLAAASSFLHHHLSSLASRFAAPRPALAAARPPGPHGAAAQPLALGPDEVARALTGTPVFTVCNSSNEFVLVSDPATGLRSLGLLCFRSEDADALLSHVRTRQPVLGKGAKVVPITLDQVYMLKAEGIAFRFLPDPLQIKNALQLKSGLTGFDGVPVFQSDLLVVKKQKKRYCPVYFQKEDIERELRKASKSSKGSALSKQIMVGSLEDVLKKMEINDRNSGWDDLIFIPPGKSLNQHINEFSIV from the exons ATGCCGCCGCCCAACTCCTCCCtcccgctcgccgccgcccccatGTCCGACCCCTCCCCATACCCCTCCCCGCCCCCCAaccccctcgccgccgcctcctccttcctccaccaccacctctCCAGCCTCGCCTCGCGcttcgccgccccgcgccccgcgCTCGCCGCGGCGCGCCCGCCGGGGCCCCACGGCGCCGCCGCCCAGCCCCTCGCGCTCGGGCCCGACGAGGTCGCGCGCGCGCTCACCGGCACGCCCGTCTTCACCGTCTGCAACTCCAGCAACGAGTTCGTGCTCGTCTCCGACCCCGCCACCGGCCTCCGCTCCCTCGGCCTCCTCTGCTTCCGCTCCGAGGACGCCGACGCCCTCCTCTCCCAT GTGAGGACGCGGCAGCCGGTGTTAGGGAAGGGGGCAAAAGTGGTGCCGATTACGCTAGATCAG GTTTATATGTTGAAGGCCGAAGGTATCGCATTCCGCTTCTTACCTGATCCACTTCAAATAAAGAATGCACTGCAG TTGAAATCTGGCTTAACTGGTTTTGATGGTGTCCCTGTTTTTCAG TCAGATCTATTGGTCGTTAAGAAACAGAAGAAGCGCTATTGTCCAGTATactttcaaaag GAGGACATAGAAAGAGAGCTTAGAAAGGCGTCTAAATCTTCGAAAGGATCAGCCTTATCTAAGCAAATTATG GTTGGTAGTTTGGAGGATGTCTTGAAGAAAATGGAG ATTAACGACAGAAATTCTGGTTGGGACGACTTAATCTTCATACCACCTGGAAAGAGTCTCAACCAACATATCAATGAG TTCTCTATCGTCTAA
- the LOC109732019 gene encoding protein TIC 22, chloroplastic isoform X3, translating to MPPPNSSLPLAAAPMSDPSPYPSPPPNPLAAASSFLHHHLSSLASRFAAPRPALAAARPPGPHGAAAQPLALGPDEVARALTGTPVFTVCNSSNEFVLVSDPATGLRSLGLLCFRSEDADALLSHVRTRQPVLGKGAKVVPITLDQVYMLKAEGIAFRFLPDPLQIKNALQLKSGLTGFDGVPVFQSDLLVVKKQKKRYCPVYFQKEDIERELRKASKSSKGSALSKQIMVGSLEDVLKKMEINDRNSGWDDLIFIPPGKSLNQHINEVSA from the exons ATGCCGCCGCCCAACTCCTCCCtcccgctcgccgccgcccccatGTCCGACCCCTCCCCATACCCCTCCCCGCCCCCCAaccccctcgccgccgcctcctccttcctccaccaccacctctCCAGCCTCGCCTCGCGcttcgccgccccgcgccccgcgCTCGCCGCGGCGCGCCCGCCGGGGCCCCACGGCGCCGCCGCCCAGCCCCTCGCGCTCGGGCCCGACGAGGTCGCGCGCGCGCTCACCGGCACGCCCGTCTTCACCGTCTGCAACTCCAGCAACGAGTTCGTGCTCGTCTCCGACCCCGCCACCGGCCTCCGCTCCCTCGGCCTCCTCTGCTTCCGCTCCGAGGACGCCGACGCCCTCCTCTCCCAT GTGAGGACGCGGCAGCCGGTGTTAGGGAAGGGGGCAAAAGTGGTGCCGATTACGCTAGATCAG GTTTATATGTTGAAGGCCGAAGGTATCGCATTCCGCTTCTTACCTGATCCACTTCAAATAAAGAATGCACTGCAG TTGAAATCTGGCTTAACTGGTTTTGATGGTGTCCCTGTTTTTCAG TCAGATCTATTGGTCGTTAAGAAACAGAAGAAGCGCTATTGTCCAGTATactttcaaaag GAGGACATAGAAAGAGAGCTTAGAAAGGCGTCTAAATCTTCGAAAGGATCAGCCTTATCTAAGCAAATTATG GTTGGTAGTTTGGAGGATGTCTTGAAGAAAATGGAG ATTAACGACAGAAATTCTGGTTGGGACGACTTAATCTTCATACCACCTGGAAAGAGTCTCAACCAACATATCAATGAGGTATCAGCGTAG
- the LOC109732020 gene encoding cystinosin homolog isoform X2: MSSSWNSVGLEVLYQVIGWIAFVAWSFSFYPQVVLNYRRKSVVGLNFDFLVLNFTKHSSYLIYNAALFFSPFIQQQYHDKFGDKEMIPVAANDVAFSLHAVALTSFTLYQVFIYERGNQKVSKVCISISAVVWSAAIVCLIVAWPKSNWLWLIDVFNSIQVAMTTVKYIPQAVMNFRRKSTVGWSIGNILLDLTGGVLNFGQMGVQSIDQHTLVNFYGNIGKTLLSLETVFFDVLFIIQHYVLYPVKRDENDSEYPVLPVQVKDGKDGTAV, encoded by the exons ATGTCGTCGTCGTGGAACTCGGTGGGGCTGGAGGTGCTCTACCAGGTCATCGGGTGGATCGCCTTCGTCGCCTGGTCCTTCAGCTTCTACCCGCAGGTCGTCCTCAACTACAGGCGCAAGAG TGTCGTCGGTCTGAACTTCGATTTTCTGGTGCTGAATTTCACAAAGCACTCTTCCTACCTCATATACAATGCTGCTCTATTCTTCAGCCCCTTCATCCAGCAACAGTATCATGACAAGTTTGGTGATAAAGAG ATGATTCCTGTTGCTGCAAATGATGTTgctttctctctacatgcagtggCCTTGACATCTTTTACCCTTTACCAAGTTTTTATTTATGAG CGTGGAAACCAGAAAGTCTCCAAAGTGTGCATATCAATCTCTGCTGTTGTCTGGTCAGCTGCTATTGTTTGCCTCATTGTAGCTTGGCCAAAAAGTAACTGGCTATGGCTTATTGATGTATTCAA TTCAATACAGGTTGCGATGACAACAGTCAAGTACATCCCTCAG GCTGTGATGAACTTCAGGCGGAAGAGTACAGTTGGTTGGAGTATTGGCAATATTTTACTTGATCTTACAGGGGGGGTGCTGAACTTTGGTCAGATGGGTGTGCAATCTATTGATCAGC ACACTTTAGTGAATTTCTATGGAAATATCGGCAAGACCCTTCTTTCGTTG GAAACTGTTTTCTTCGATGTTCTCTTCATAATTCAACACTATGTGTTGTACCCTGTCAAACGGGATGAGAATG ACTCTGAGTACCCTGTTCTCCCCGTTCAAGTGAAAGATGGGAAAGATGGGACGGCCGTGTAA
- the LOC109732018 gene encoding uncharacterized protein, with the protein MEQLLGAQQHHSSLSPRTPTRPHLQHAASNRFRDHHHPQQPHAGLKILRVTPPFFLLLLAAVYLLASATILSAPAPSLRASTKKPDRLVVPVPAPVPPSRPPSPELLELDNGRIRARISNVGAAVTSLLVPDKNGVLADVVLGFDSLDPYLNGTSPYFGCIVGRVANRIKDGKFTLNGVQYSLGINNPPNTLHGGFKGFDKVIWEVTEYNKGKTPSITLKYYSKDGEEGFPGDVSVTARYSLPSSMELKLEMEAAPLNKATPISLAQHTYWNLAGHDSGDVLAHSIQIRGSQITPVDQISIPTGEFMQVSGTPFDFLTEGEIGDRIGQVPGGYDHNYVLDDSREVKSGLRHVAKVTDPSSFRVLNIWGDAPGVQFYTGNFLAGIVGKGGAVYGKHAGLCLETQGFPNAVNQPNFPSVIVHPGEKYMHTMLFEFSTK; encoded by the exons ATGGAGCAGCTGCTGGGAGCTCAGCAGCACCATTCCTCCCTGTCCCCGAGGACCCCGACCCGGCCGCACCTCCAGCACGCCGCCTCCAACCGGTTCCGGGATCACCACCACCCGCAGCAGCCCCACGCCGGCCTCAAGATCCTCCGCGTCACCccgcccttcttcctcctcctcctcgccgccgtctACCTCCTCGCCTCCGCCACCATCCTCTCCGCGCCGGCGCCCTCGCTCCGCGCCTCCACCAAGAAGCCCGACAGGCTCGTCGTCCCAGTGCCCGCGCCGGTGCCCCCCTCGCGGCCGCCTTCCCCGGAGCTGCTCGAGCTCGACAACGGCAGGATTCGGGCCAGGATCAGCAATGTCGGCGCCGCCGTCACCTCGCTGCTTGTCCCGGACAAGAACG GGGTTCTTGCTGATGTGGTGCTTGGATTCGACTCCCTGGATCCGTATCTG AATGGCACCTCGCCTTACTTTGGCTGCATTGTTGGGCGAGTTGCAAATAGAATCAAGGATGGAAAGTTTACTTTAAATGGCGTGCAATATAGTTTGGGCATCAACAACCCACCTAACACTCTTCATG GTGGATTTAAAGGGTTTGATAAAGTCATATGGGAAGTCACTGAATATAACAAAGGGAAGACCCCATCAATCACCTTAAAATATTATAGTAAAGATGGAGAGGAAG GTTTCCCAGGTGATGTTTCTGTTACTGCCAGATATTCTCTTCCATCAAGCATGGAGTTGAAGCTAGAGATGGAGGCTGCACCTTTGAACAAGGCCACACCAATCAGTTTAGCACAACACACCTACTGGAACCTGGCAGGCCACGACTCTGGAGATGTTCTTGCACATTCTATCCAGATAAGGGGATCTCAGATAACTCCAGTAGATCAAATTTCAATACCCACAGGCGAGTTTATGCAAGTGAGTGGCACGCCATTTGATTTTCTGACTGAGGGTGAGATTGGTGATAGGATTGGCCAAGTCCCTGGTGGTTATGATCACAACTATGTGCTTGATGATTCTCGCGAAGTGAAGTCAGGCTTGCGGCACGTGGCTAAGGTGACAGATCCGTCAAGCTTTAGGGTCCTAAACATTTGGGGGGATGCTCCTGGAGTGCAATTCTACACTGGTAATTTCCTTGCTGGCATTGTGGGGAAAGGAGGTGCAGTCTATGGGAAGCACGCAGGTCTCTGCCTTGAGACGCAGGGTTTCCCAAATGCGGTCAACCAACCTAATTTTCCATCAGTGATTGTTCATCCTGGTGAGAAGTACATGCATACAATGCTGTTTGAGTTCTCCACCAAGTGA
- the LOC109732017 gene encoding probable fucosyltransferase 8, with translation MGSEAGMEAAGARDPPERRRGAVTAVLLAALPLLLLLFLFGDRAASIAADSLAWAQVKQQSPRNASSSPSPEPGAARDGRLLGGLLSPDFDEPACRSRYEGSSRWKPSPFPVSPYLVRKLRQYEANHRRCGPGTPRYREAMAQLRSGRNGERGECRYVVWLPVQGLGNRMLSLVSTFLYALLTARVLLVHEPPEMEGLFCEPFPGTSWLLPATFPYKDVRFGSESKESYVSMLHNNVVRYDDVDGGNAGALPPYVYLHLENMNLRLQNHTFCEEDHRALDGFNWMLLRSDSYFAVALFLVPTYRDDLERMFPSKGSVFHHLGRYLLHPGNPAWGIAQRFFDGYLAGADQRLGVQVRIVWHHPVPFDVMFDQILRCTREHGLLPRLTGEPSLVRPSSNSTAKANKVKAVLVVSLKPEYYDKLHAMYYNNATDSGELVTVYQPSHDQDQHTEARAHNERALAEIFLLSYCDEMVTTSWSTFGYVAHALAGLRPRLLAPLDLSKMRSDVACVRPASIEPCLHSPPSLVCRRAQDLDPVAHVPFLRHCEDVDFGLKLVD, from the exons ATGGGTTCCGAGGCGGGAATGGAAGCTGCTGGAGCGCGAGATCCACCGGAGCGTCGCCGGGGCGCCGTCACGGCCGTCCTCCTGGCCGCGCTGCCGCTGCTGCTCCTGCTCTTCCTCTTCGGCGACCGGGCCGCCTCCATCGCCGCCGACTCCCTGGCCTGGGCACAGGTGAAACAGCAGA GTCCACGTAACGCATCCTCGTCGCCGTCCCCGGAACCGGGCGCGGCGCGTGACGGCCGGCTCCTCGGCGGGCTCCTCTCGCCGGACTTCGACGAGCCGGCGTGCCGCAGCCGCTACGAGGGCTCCAGCCGATGGAAGCCGTCGCCGTTCCCGGTCTCGCCGTATCTGGTCCGCAAGCTGAGGCAGTACGAGGCCAACCACCGCCGGTGCGGGCCGGGCACGCCGCGGTACCGCGAGGCCATGGCGCAGCTTCGGTCCGGCCGCAACGGCGAGCGCGGGGAGTGCAGGTACGTGGTGTGGCTGCCCGTCCAGGGCCTCGGCAATCGGATGCTCAGCCTCGTCTCCACCTTCCTCTACGCGCTGCTCACCGCCCGCGTCCTCCTCGTCCACGAGCCCCCCGAGATGGAGGGCCTCTTCTGCGAGCCCTTCCCGGggacctcctggctgctgcccgcGACCTTCCCCTACAAGGACGTCCGCTTCGGGTCGGAATCCAAGGAGAGCTACGTGAGCATGCTCCACAACAACGTCGTCCGCTACGACGACGTCGACGGCGGCAATGCCGGCGCGCTCCCGCCGTACGTGTACCTCCACCTGGAGAACATGAATCTGCGGCTCCAGAACCACACCTTCTGCGAGGAGGACCACCGCGCGCTCGACGGCTTCAACTGGATGCTGCTCCGCTCCGACAGCTACTTCGCCGTGGCGCTCTTCCTGGTGCCCACGTACCGCGACGACCTGGAGCGCATGTTCCCGTCCAAGGGCTCCGTGTTCCACCACCTCGGCAGGTACCTCCTCCACCCGGGCAACCCGGCGTGGGGGATCGCGCAGCGGTTCTTCGACGGCTACCTCGCCGGCGCCGACCAGCGCCTCGGCGTGCAGGTGCGGATCGTGTGGCACCACCCGGTCCCGTTCGACGTCATGTTCGACCAGATCCTCCGGTGCACGCGGGAGCACGGCCTTCTGCCGCGGCTCACCGGCGAACCCTCCCTCGTCCGGCCGTCGTCCAACAGCACGGCCAAGGCGAACAAGGTCAAGGCGGTGCTGGTGGTGTCGTTGAAGCCCGAGTACTACGACAAGCTCCACGCCATGTACTACAACAACGCGACCGACTCCGGCGAGCTCGTCACCGTGTACCAGCCGAGCCACGACCAGGACCAGCACACGGAGGCGCGCGCGCACAACGAGCGCGCCCTCGCCGAGATCTTCCTGCTCAGCTACTGCGACGAGATGGTCACCACGTCGTGGTCCACGTTCGGGTACGTGGCGCACGCGCTCGCCGGGCTGCGCCCAAGGCTGCTGGCCCCGCTGGACTTGAGCAAGATGAGGTCCGACGTGGCGTGCGTCAGGCCCGCGTCCATCGAGCCGTGCCTGCACTCGCCGCCGTCGCTCGTCTGCCGGCGCGCGCAGGATCTCGACCCGGTGGCGCATGTGCCGTTCCTGCGCCACTGCGAAGATGTCGATTTCGGTCTCAAGCTCGTCGACTGA